A single genomic interval of Tursiops truncatus isolate mTurTru1 chromosome 1, mTurTru1.mat.Y, whole genome shotgun sequence harbors:
- the USF1 gene encoding upstream stimulatory factor 1 isoform X1, whose amino-acid sequence MKGQQKTAETEEGTVQIQEGAVATGEDPTSVAIASIQSAATFPDPNVKYVFRTENGGQVMYRVIQVSEGQLDGQTEGTGAISGYPATQSMTQAVIQGAFTSDDAVDTEGTAAETHYTYFPSTAVGDGAGGTTSGSTAAVVTTQGSEALLGQATPPGTGQFFVMMSPQEVLQGGSQRSIAPRTHPYSPKSEAPRTTRDEKRRAQHNEVERRRRDKINNWIVQLSKIIPDCSMESTKSGQSKGGILSKACDYIQELRQSNHRLSEELQGLDQLQLDNDVLRQQVEDLKNKNLLLRAQLRHHGVEVVIKSDSN is encoded by the exons ATGAAGGG GCAGCAGAAAACAGCTGAAACGGAAGAGGGGACAGTGCAGATTCAGGAAG GTGCAGTGGCAACTGGGGAGGACCCAACCAGTGTGGCTATCGCCAGCATCCAGTCAGCTGCCACTTTCCCTGACCCCAACGTCAAGTACGTCTTCCGAACTGAAAATGGGGGCCAG GTGATGTACAGGGTGATCCAGGTGTCTGAGGGGCAGCTGGATGGCCAGACTGAGGGGACTGGCGCCATCAGTGGCTACCCTGCCACTCAATCCATGACCCAG GCTGTGATCCAGGGTGCGTTCACGAGTGATGATGCAGTTGACACAGAGGGGACAGCTGCTGAGACGCACTATACTTACTTCCCCAGCACTGCAGTGGGAGATGGGGCAGGGGGTACCACATCGGGGAGTACAGCAGCTGTTGTTACCACCCAGGGCTCAGAGGCACTACTGGGGCAGGCGACCCCTCCTGGCACTG GTCAGTTCTTTGTGATGATGTCACCACAAGAAGTGTTGCAAGGAGGAAGCCAGCGCTCTATTGCCCCCAGGACCCACCCTTATTCCCC GAAGTCAGAAGCTCCCCGGACAACTCGGGATGAGAAACGCAGGGCTCAGCATAATGAAG TGGAGCGCCGCCGCCGAGACAAGATTAACAACTGGATTGTACAGCTGTCCAAGATCATCCCAGACTGCTCCATGGAGAGCACCAAGTCTGGCCAG AGTAAAGGTGGAATTCTATCCAAAGCCTGTGATTATATCCAGGAACTTCGGCAGAGTAACCACAGGTTGTCTGAAGAACTGCAGGGGCTTGACCAGCTGCAGTTGGACAATGATGTGCTTCGACAGCAG GTGGAAGATCTTAAAAACAAGAATCTGCTGCTACGAGCTCAGTTGAGGCACCACGGAGTCGAGGTCGTCATCAAGAGTGACAGCAACTAA
- the USF1 gene encoding upstream stimulatory factor 1 isoform X2: MYRVIQVSEGQLDGQTEGTGAISGYPATQSMTQAVIQGAFTSDDAVDTEGTAAETHYTYFPSTAVGDGAGGTTSGSTAAVVTTQGSEALLGQATPPGTGQFFVMMSPQEVLQGGSQRSIAPRTHPYSPKSEAPRTTRDEKRRAQHNEVERRRRDKINNWIVQLSKIIPDCSMESTKSGQSKGGILSKACDYIQELRQSNHRLSEELQGLDQLQLDNDVLRQQVEDLKNKNLLLRAQLRHHGVEVVIKSDSN; the protein is encoded by the exons ATGTACAGGGTGATCCAGGTGTCTGAGGGGCAGCTGGATGGCCAGACTGAGGGGACTGGCGCCATCAGTGGCTACCCTGCCACTCAATCCATGACCCAG GCTGTGATCCAGGGTGCGTTCACGAGTGATGATGCAGTTGACACAGAGGGGACAGCTGCTGAGACGCACTATACTTACTTCCCCAGCACTGCAGTGGGAGATGGGGCAGGGGGTACCACATCGGGGAGTACAGCAGCTGTTGTTACCACCCAGGGCTCAGAGGCACTACTGGGGCAGGCGACCCCTCCTGGCACTG GTCAGTTCTTTGTGATGATGTCACCACAAGAAGTGTTGCAAGGAGGAAGCCAGCGCTCTATTGCCCCCAGGACCCACCCTTATTCCCC GAAGTCAGAAGCTCCCCGGACAACTCGGGATGAGAAACGCAGGGCTCAGCATAATGAAG TGGAGCGCCGCCGCCGAGACAAGATTAACAACTGGATTGTACAGCTGTCCAAGATCATCCCAGACTGCTCCATGGAGAGCACCAAGTCTGGCCAG AGTAAAGGTGGAATTCTATCCAAAGCCTGTGATTATATCCAGGAACTTCGGCAGAGTAACCACAGGTTGTCTGAAGAACTGCAGGGGCTTGACCAGCTGCAGTTGGACAATGATGTGCTTCGACAGCAG GTGGAAGATCTTAAAAACAAGAATCTGCTGCTACGAGCTCAGTTGAGGCACCACGGAGTCGAGGTCGTCATCAAGAGTGACAGCAACTAA
- the TSTD1 gene encoding thiosulfate:glutathione sulfurtransferase isoform X1 translates to MLRAPRGLAGAAFLKLAFAARTMAGEPTVLLPELRSLLASGRARLIDVRSREEAAAGTIPGALNIPVSELETALKMEPAAFKALYSTEKPKLEDENLIFFCQKGRRGFQATQLARGLGYKGARNYEGAYSEWFQKEG, encoded by the exons ATGCTGCGGGCGCCCAGGGGGCTGGCCGGGGCCGCATTCCTGAAACTCGCGTTTGCGGCGCGCACGATGGCTGGAG AGCCCACGGTCTTGCTCCCTGAACTCCGTTCGCTCCTGGCCTCGGGCCGGGCCCGGCTCATCGACGTGAGATCTCGGGAGGAGGCGGCAGCTGGCACCATCCCTGGGGCGCTCAACATCCCGG TGTCAGAGTTGGAAACTGCCCTGAAGATGGAGCCAGCTGCTTTCAAGGCTTTGTACTCCACCGAGAAACCAAAGCTGGAAGATGAGAACCTCATTTTCTTCTGTCAGAAGGGCAGGCGGGGCTTTCAGGCCACACAGTTGGCCCGGGGCCTTGGATACAAAGG AGCTCGGAACTACGAAGGGGCCTATAGTGAATGGTTCCAGAAGGAAGGTTAG
- the TSTD1 gene encoding thiosulfate:glutathione sulfurtransferase isoform X2, whose amino-acid sequence MLRAPRGLAGAAFLKLAFAARTMAGVSELETALKMEPAAFKALYSTEKPKLEDENLIFFCQKGRRGFQATQLARGLGYKGARNYEGAYSEWFQKEG is encoded by the exons ATGCTGCGGGCGCCCAGGGGGCTGGCCGGGGCCGCATTCCTGAAACTCGCGTTTGCGGCGCGCACGATGGCTGGAG TGTCAGAGTTGGAAACTGCCCTGAAGATGGAGCCAGCTGCTTTCAAGGCTTTGTACTCCACCGAGAAACCAAAGCTGGAAGATGAGAACCTCATTTTCTTCTGTCAGAAGGGCAGGCGGGGCTTTCAGGCCACACAGTTGGCCCGGGGCCTTGGATACAAAGG AGCTCGGAACTACGAAGGGGCCTATAGTGAATGGTTCCAGAAGGAAGGTTAG